In Amycolatopsis sulphurea, one genomic interval encodes:
- a CDS encoding DUF2630 family protein yields the protein MTEDGILNRIDELIAEEHELRARAAGTGLSAADRDRLTALEQHLDQCWDLLRRRRARTEFAEDPDEVQVRSVAQVEGYRQ from the coding sequence ATGACCGAGGACGGCATCCTGAACCGGATCGACGAGCTGATCGCCGAGGAACACGAGCTGCGCGCCCGCGCGGCAGGCACCGGCCTGTCCGCCGCGGACCGGGACCGGCTGACGGCGCTGGAACAGCACCTGGACCAGTGCTGGGACCTGCTCCGCCGGCGCCGGGCACGCACCGAGTTCGCAGAGGACCCGGACGAGGTCCAGGTGCGCTCCGTCGCGCAGGTCGAAGGTTACCGACAGTAG
- a CDS encoding ATP-dependent DNA ligase, giving the protein MALPLAAPIKPMLAKPAKAIPDSGGLLFEPKWDGFRCLVFRDGDELTLQSRAEKPLNRYFPEVIAELKASLPDRIVLDGELVVARGGKLDFDALTERIHPADSRVQLLAKESPAQFVAFDLLALGDESFMDEPTSARRERLTALPSVALTPATTDPATARHWFELFEGAGLDGVIGKPLTEPYTPGKRVLFKYKHSRTADCVLAGLRWHVDSAPSEAVGSFLLGLYDEQGLLHHVGVVGSFPAARRRELAAELSPLITDGEGHPWLGDAVREGQRVPGGITRWRAKEQPWVPLRLERVVEVSYEHTEGGYPSRFRHTAQFARWRPDREPSSCGYTQLDEPARYDLSAVFRGEVVRTR; this is encoded by the coding sequence ATGGCCCTTCCCCTGGCGGCACCGATCAAGCCCATGCTCGCGAAGCCCGCGAAGGCGATCCCCGATTCCGGTGGGCTGCTCTTCGAGCCCAAGTGGGACGGGTTCCGCTGCCTCGTTTTCCGGGACGGCGACGAACTCACCCTCCAGTCGCGCGCGGAGAAACCGCTCAACCGGTACTTCCCCGAGGTCATCGCGGAGCTGAAGGCGAGCCTGCCGGACCGGATCGTGCTGGACGGGGAGCTGGTGGTCGCGCGCGGCGGCAAGCTCGACTTCGACGCGCTCACCGAGCGCATCCACCCGGCCGACAGCCGGGTCCAGCTGCTCGCGAAGGAGAGCCCCGCACAGTTCGTCGCGTTCGATCTGCTCGCCCTCGGCGACGAGTCCTTCATGGACGAACCGACCTCCGCACGCCGCGAACGGCTGACCGCGTTGCCCAGCGTTGCGCTGACCCCGGCAACCACAGATCCGGCGACCGCACGGCACTGGTTCGAGCTGTTTGAAGGCGCCGGCCTCGACGGCGTGATCGGCAAACCGCTGACCGAGCCGTACACGCCGGGCAAGCGGGTGTTGTTCAAGTACAAGCATTCCCGTACTGCCGATTGCGTACTCGCCGGCCTGCGGTGGCATGTGGACTCCGCGCCCAGCGAAGCGGTCGGCTCGTTCCTGCTCGGCCTGTACGACGAGCAGGGCCTGCTGCACCACGTCGGCGTCGTCGGCTCGTTCCCAGCCGCGCGACGGCGAGAGCTGGCCGCCGAGCTGAGCCCACTGATCACCGACGGCGAGGGCCATCCATGGCTCGGCGACGCGGTGCGCGAAGGGCAGCGGGTCCCCGGCGGCATCACGCGCTGGCGAGCGAAAGAGCAGCCGTGGGTGCCGCTGCGGCTGGAGCGCGTCGTGGAGGTGTCCTACGAGCACACCGAAGGCGGCTACCCGTCGCGGTTCCGGCACACCGCGCAGTTCGCCCGCTGGCGCCCGGACCGTGAACCGTCCTCGTGCGGTTACACCCAGCTCGACGAGCCCGCGCGGTACGACCTGTCCGCAGTGTTCCGCGGGGAGGTCGTACGGACCCGCTGA
- a CDS encoding alpha/beta hydrolase: MHRRFARRLRLRVRLVAATLGVLALAGCTTGPSVRPAVIDNDGRNTPSPKSSTAPVPLPPLTQPQSSALRWADCGQDTRERIGDPAVPASLQFSCARMTAPLDAPDDTQRLLARIYLLKVGNGPIPLAVVNDVGGEPGTVYAARLAAQLPPAFLQKFSLIGMDRRGTGLSGGVQCAPDEVRSALLGADPTQGGLGDVLDAARRVGQQCAIDLDTAQTALDSWRTAGDLDKLRQALGLDRLNALGHGDGSKVLSEYAVRYPAQVGRMVLDGLPDPGDDRGAVLDAVAAGAQATFDAFNADCAARGCPLGDAKAALKAVTDRLRTAPVSGPDGLVVGPGVATYAAYVGLSDRTRWPALADALNSARNGDFAALTAFADPVLVDARGRASRISGMIATRCNDSSTRLPADQIDRAEAAMRTKYPQFGAAIAQELAWCGAWPVRREPLPAAGAPGAPPILVAATAADPVTPQVGTTRAADQMPSAVTVTWQGAGHGAVGQSPCVTAAVQGFLIDGKVPDTRTLCPA; the protein is encoded by the coding sequence GTGCACCGCCGTTTCGCCCGCCGTCTCCGTCTGCGCGTACGGCTGGTCGCGGCGACGCTCGGCGTGCTCGCGCTGGCCGGGTGCACGACCGGGCCGTCGGTGCGCCCGGCGGTGATCGACAACGACGGGCGCAACACGCCGTCCCCGAAGTCCAGTACGGCGCCGGTGCCGCTGCCCCCGCTTACGCAGCCGCAGTCGTCGGCGCTGCGCTGGGCGGACTGCGGCCAGGACACCCGCGAGCGGATCGGCGACCCAGCCGTGCCCGCTTCGCTGCAGTTCAGCTGCGCGCGGATGACCGCACCGCTCGACGCGCCCGACGACACGCAGCGGCTGCTCGCGCGGATCTACCTGCTGAAGGTGGGGAACGGGCCGATCCCGCTGGCAGTGGTCAACGATGTCGGCGGCGAGCCGGGCACGGTGTACGCGGCGCGGCTGGCCGCGCAGTTGCCGCCGGCGTTCCTTCAGAAGTTCTCGCTGATCGGTATGGACCGCCGTGGCACGGGGCTGTCCGGCGGCGTGCAGTGCGCGCCGGACGAGGTGCGGTCCGCATTGCTCGGCGCCGATCCGACACAGGGCGGCCTCGGCGACGTACTGGACGCAGCACGCCGGGTCGGGCAGCAGTGCGCAATCGACCTGGACACCGCGCAGACCGCACTGGACAGCTGGCGTACCGCCGGCGACCTCGACAAGCTGCGGCAAGCGCTCGGCCTTGACCGGCTCAACGCGCTCGGCCACGGCGACGGTTCGAAGGTGCTGTCGGAGTACGCCGTGCGCTACCCCGCACAGGTGGGCCGCATGGTGCTAGACGGCCTGCCGGACCCAGGCGACGACCGAGGCGCCGTACTCGACGCGGTCGCCGCCGGCGCGCAAGCCACCTTCGACGCGTTCAACGCCGACTGTGCCGCCCGAGGCTGTCCGCTGGGTGATGCAAAAGCCGCACTGAAGGCCGTCACCGACCGGCTGCGCACCGCACCAGTCAGCGGCCCCGACGGTCTCGTAGTCGGCCCGGGGGTCGCGACCTATGCCGCGTACGTCGGCCTCAGCGACCGCACGCGCTGGCCCGCTCTCGCGGACGCCCTGAACTCAGCCCGCAACGGCGACTTCGCTGCGCTGACGGCCTTCGCGGACCCCGTACTAGTCGACGCGCGTGGGCGCGCGTCGCGAATCAGCGGCATGATCGCGACCCGCTGCAACGACTCGTCCACCCGGCTGCCCGCCGACCAGATCGACCGCGCCGAAGCCGCCATGCGCACCAAGTACCCACAGTTCGGCGCCGCCATCGCCCAGGAACTCGCCTGGTGCGGTGCCTGGCCCGTACGCCGCGAGCCGTTGCCCGCTGCGGGTGCCCCCGGCGCCCCGCCGATCCTGGTCGCCGCCACCGCGGCCGACCCGGTGACCCCACAGGTCGGCACCACCCGCGCGGCGGACCAGATGCCCAGTGCGGTCACCGTCACCTGGCAAGGCGCGGGCCATGGTGCGGTGGGCCAGTCGCCGTGCGTCACCGCTGCCGTGCAGGGGTTCCTGATCGACGGCAAGGTTCCGGACACCAGGACGCTCTGCCCGGCTTGA